From one Desulfurobacterium thermolithotrophum DSM 11699 genomic stretch:
- a CDS encoding 4Fe-4S dicluster domain-containing protein: MNTVLVNSERCIGCKHCEIACAIEHSLSKDLFSMLSEEVISKPRIHVEVGKDLLTFPNKCRHCNPAPCMEVCPTYAISRDEKTESVLVDPAKCIACSMCAIACPFGVITFEKTYTVRRSVNVKCDNCIDRQKEGKKPACVEACKTGTLTFGDVNDLIRERRKEVTKIVTKTLKDQMNPKYL, translated from the coding sequence ATGAACACAGTGCTTGTAAACTCTGAAAGGTGTATCGGCTGTAAACACTGTGAAATAGCATGTGCCATTGAGCACTCTTTGTCAAAGGACTTGTTTTCTATGCTTTCAGAAGAAGTTATTTCTAAACCGCGTATTCATGTAGAAGTTGGTAAGGACTTGCTAACATTCCCTAACAAGTGTAGACACTGCAATCCTGCCCCATGTATGGAAGTCTGTCCTACCTATGCAATTTCAAGAGACGAAAAAACAGAATCTGTGTTGGTAGATCCAGCAAAGTGTATAGCATGTAGTATGTGTGCTATTGCATGTCCCTTCGGTGTTATAACTTTTGAGAAAACCTATACTGTCCGAAGAAGTGTAAATGTAAAGTGTGATAACTGTATAGATAGACAAAAAGAAGGCAAAAAACCTGCATGTGTTGAGGCTTGTAAAACTGGAACTCTCACCTTTGGAGACGTAAATGACTTAATAAGAGAAAGAAGAAAAGAGGTAACGAAAATAGTTACAAAAACCTTAAAAGATCAAATGAATCCTAAATATCTATAA
- a CDS encoding DASS family sodium-coupled anion symporter has translation MKRLISLTFAFLIVIFIFFVPSIPLPIEIKKGLAVLAFAAILWITEAIPLAITSLSIPVLAVFLGILDVKGAFSSFAHPIIFLFFGGFALATALKKYELDKLLAFKIVSISQGSLFKTTILLFTATAFVSMWISNTSTTAMMLPLALGIAKTVSDDKRLKTFLLLGVAYSASVGGIATLVGSPPNGITAANLGMGFTDWLKIGLPAVLILFPFLFLILYLYFKPDLRKKVTIKKFVLPMTKERIGVLLVFLVTATLWLFSKKIAAFMEIHKYFDAVVAVLAVILLFIFKLVNWEEINKGTDWGTLYLFGGGLALSHVLKVTGTSKFIARILTENIGYLPHILVVLSIVLFMIFLTELMSNTATAAIFIPILITTASQMNLSPYELALPAGIAASCAFMLPVATPPNAIVYGTGEIEQRDMIRIGFILNVVFAVVISLLVVLIWN, from the coding sequence ATGAAGCGTTTAATAAGTTTGACTTTTGCCTTTCTTATAGTAATTTTTATTTTCTTTGTTCCATCAATTCCTCTTCCAATTGAAATAAAAAAAGGACTTGCAGTTTTAGCATTTGCAGCTATTTTATGGATAACCGAAGCAATCCCCTTAGCAATTACCTCGCTCTCTATTCCTGTTTTAGCAGTTTTTTTGGGAATATTAGATGTTAAAGGCGCATTTTCTTCCTTTGCTCATCCAATTATTTTTCTTTTCTTCGGTGGATTCGCACTTGCAACTGCTCTTAAAAAGTACGAATTGGATAAACTCCTTGCTTTTAAGATAGTGTCAATTTCGCAAGGTTCTCTTTTTAAAACAACTATTCTTCTTTTTACTGCAACTGCTTTTGTTTCTATGTGGATTAGCAATACATCTACAACGGCAATGATGCTTCCACTGGCTCTTGGAATAGCCAAAACGGTTTCTGATGACAAAAGACTTAAGACTTTTCTTCTTTTAGGAGTTGCCTATTCTGCAAGTGTTGGGGGAATAGCAACTCTTGTTGGAAGTCCTCCTAACGGGATAACCGCTGCAAATCTCGGAATGGGATTTACTGACTGGTTAAAGATTGGACTACCAGCAGTCCTTATTCTTTTTCCTTTTCTATTTCTCATTCTTTACCTTTACTTTAAGCCTGATTTAAGAAAAAAAGTAACGATTAAAAAGTTTGTCCTTCCCATGACAAAAGAAAGAATAGGTGTTTTATTGGTTTTTCTTGTTACTGCTACTTTATGGCTCTTTAGCAAAAAAATTGCTGCTTTTATGGAAATTCATAAGTACTTTGATGCAGTTGTAGCTGTTCTTGCTGTTATTCTTCTTTTTATCTTCAAACTTGTAAACTGGGAAGAAATTAACAAAGGGACTGATTGGGGAACTTTATATCTATTTGGTGGAGGTCTTGCACTATCTCACGTTTTAAAAGTTACAGGAACGAGTAAGTTTATAGCAAGGATTTTAACGGAAAACATCGGATATTTGCCTCATATTTTAGTTGTTCTTTCAATTGTTCTTTTTATGATCTTTCTAACTGAACTCATGAGTAATACTGCAACAGCTGCAATCTTTATTCCGATTCTTATAACTACTGCTTCACAAATGAATTTATCTCCCTATGAACTGGCTCTTCCTGCCGGAATCGCGGCTTCCTGTGCATTTATGCTTCCGGTTGCAACTCCTCCAAATGCAATAGTTTACGGAACTGGAGAAATTGAACAAAGAGATATGATAAGGATAGGGTTTATTTTAAATGTGGTTTTTGCTGTTGTTATTTCTTTACTTGTAGTTCTTATTTGGAATTAG
- a CDS encoding pyruvate kinase alpha/beta domain-containing protein: protein MWGVEPFLTTLAKSTDEIIKESIKVAKEKNLVKRGDKIIVLAGAPTGVPGTTNMLRVVTIQ from the coding sequence GTGTGGGGTGTAGAGCCATTTCTTACCACATTAGCTAAGTCTACAGATGAAATTATTAAAGAATCTATAAAAGTTGCCAAAGAAAAAAACTTAGTAAAAAGAGGAGATAAAATAATAGTGCTTGCTGGAGCTCCAACAGGCGTTCCAGGAACAACCAATATGTTAAGAGTTGTAACCATACAGTAA
- a CDS encoding IS5-like element ISDeth1 family transposase, which yields MKAKRLNFHKVLNLSKTYMNRRGQAVLVYLYPFKTKRGRPKKYPDEIILTLLFLQVAWNLSFRDLEYLAVQIFGRENIPDFSTYYYRLKQLPSILLVDFLNFVSRRLLGKYHKELRFLIIDGTGFKYNEIYPLKILRGKEIKEVKSHVKVVVLSVHLKDGKRFILTALPGESYASEVKLGEKIVRWLNERGFIWRALKGKPFLGDKAYDSIKFIELVLLVGLKPYIKVRETLRKGIKSEIRLKCKELLESDEIYRFRGLIESIFGEVKQDVGSYERTKSFHIAQLFVLAKFILFNMGVLFFVWMIFQTLSSMQ from the coding sequence ATGAAAGCGAAAAGACTAAATTTCCACAAAGTACTCAACCTATCAAAAACATACATGAACCGGAGAGGACAGGCTGTACTGGTATATTTATATCCTTTTAAAACCAAAAGAGGAAGACCCAAGAAATACCCTGACGAGATAATTCTTACCCTTCTTTTTCTCCAAGTAGCCTGGAACCTATCATTCAGAGACCTTGAATATTTGGCAGTTCAGATATTTGGAAGAGAGAATATTCCTGATTTTTCAACCTATTATTACCGACTCAAGCAACTACCTTCCATTCTCCTTGTAGATTTTCTGAACTTTGTCTCTCGAAGACTCTTAGGGAAGTATCATAAAGAACTAAGATTTCTGATAATAGATGGAACTGGCTTCAAATACAATGAGATTTATCCATTGAAAATTCTAAGAGGCAAAGAGATAAAGGAGGTAAAAAGCCACGTTAAAGTTGTTGTATTAAGCGTTCATCTAAAAGATGGAAAAAGGTTCATTCTTACTGCATTACCTGGAGAGAGTTACGCTTCGGAAGTGAAACTTGGAGAGAAAATAGTTAGGTGGTTAAACGAAAGGGGATTTATATGGAGAGCTTTGAAAGGAAAGCCATTTTTAGGAGACAAAGCTTATGACAGCATTAAGTTTATTGAGCTTGTTCTGTTAGTAGGCTTAAAGCCTTACATAAAGGTGAGAGAAACATTAAGGAAGGGAATTAAATCTGAGATTAGGCTTAAATGCAAAGAGCTTTTAGAATCTGATGAAATTTACAGGTTTAGAGGACTGATAGAGAGTATTTTTGGAGAAGTTAAGCAGGATGTTGGAAGTTACGAGAGAACAAAGAGCTTTCATATAGCTCAACTGTTTGTTTTAGCTAAGTTTATCCTCTTTAACATGGGAGTTTTGTTCTTTGTCTGGATGATTTTTCAAACACTCTCATCTATGCAGTAA
- the pyk gene encoding pyruvate kinase has product MAIFKHPHKAMRKKTKIVATLGPGSSDKKILQKMLEYGLNVVRLNMSHGTHEEHRKKIELVREVEKEVGKPIPVLMDLCGPKIRIGKIKKEPFYLHRGEKIVLTTGKSAKEKIVVNYPNLHKEVKKGEVILLADGAFRLKVKEVKDKDIICEVLVGGPLTSHKGVNLPHSKLSVPALTEKDKEDVKFGIENGVDIIALSFVRKAEDVIELKELISSLGKSIPVIAKIEKPEAVKNIDSILEVADGIMVARGDLGVELPIEKVPVIQKQLIRKANEVGKPVITATQMLKSMVDLPSPTRAEVTDIANAVLDGTDALMLSEETAVGKYPVKVIRTMAKVAFEAEKIYLYKRYMDMPAKTLQDSLAKSACNLSREVKVKAIIPFTRSGVSALAVAKYRPPVPIYAGGCLKIAKIKKKAYPLRYESEKTKFPQSTQPIKNIHEPERTGCTGIFISF; this is encoded by the coding sequence TTGGCAATTTTCAAACACCCTCACAAAGCAATGAGAAAAAAGACAAAAATTGTGGCTACCTTAGGACCTGGCTCTTCGGATAAAAAAATTTTACAGAAAATGCTGGAATATGGACTAAACGTTGTAAGACTGAATATGTCTCACGGAACACACGAAGAACATAGAAAAAAAATAGAACTTGTTAGAGAAGTAGAAAAAGAAGTTGGTAAGCCAATTCCCGTTTTAATGGATTTATGTGGTCCAAAAATAAGAATAGGAAAAATAAAAAAAGAGCCTTTCTATCTTCATAGAGGAGAAAAAATTGTTTTAACAACTGGAAAGTCTGCTAAAGAAAAAATCGTTGTTAACTATCCAAACCTTCATAAAGAAGTTAAGAAGGGAGAGGTAATTCTTCTTGCAGACGGTGCTTTTAGATTAAAAGTTAAGGAAGTCAAGGATAAAGATATCATTTGTGAAGTATTGGTTGGAGGACCTTTAACTTCTCACAAAGGTGTAAATCTTCCCCATTCTAAACTTTCAGTTCCGGCTTTAACTGAAAAAGATAAAGAAGATGTAAAGTTTGGAATAGAAAATGGTGTTGACATCATTGCTTTATCTTTTGTTAGAAAAGCTGAAGATGTTATTGAGCTAAAAGAATTAATTAGTAGCTTAGGAAAAAGCATTCCTGTCATTGCAAAGATAGAAAAACCTGAAGCCGTTAAGAACATTGATTCTATTTTAGAAGTTGCAGATGGAATAATGGTTGCAAGGGGAGACTTAGGAGTAGAGCTCCCTATTGAAAAAGTTCCCGTTATTCAAAAGCAACTTATAAGAAAAGCAAATGAAGTAGGAAAACCTGTCATAACTGCAACTCAAATGCTTAAATCTATGGTTGATCTTCCATCTCCAACAAGAGCTGAAGTTACAGACATAGCAAATGCTGTTTTGGATGGAACAGATGCTCTAATGCTTTCAGAAGAGACAGCAGTTGGAAAGTATCCAGTAAAAGTTATAAGAACAATGGCAAAAGTTGCTTTTGAAGCTGAGAAAATTTACTTATACAAGCGTTATATGGATATGCCCGCTAAAACCTTGCAGGATTCCCTTGCAAAGTCTGCTTGTAATCTTTCAAGAGAAGTGAAAGTAAAAGCAATTATTCCATTTACACGAAGTGGTGTTTCTGCCTTAGCAGTTGCAAAATATAGACCTCCTGTTCCTATCTATGCAGGAGGGTGTTTGAAAATTGCCAAAATTAAGAAAAAAGCCTATCCTCTCCGGTATGAAAGCGAAAAGACTAAATTTCCACAAAGTACTCAACCTATCAAAAACATACATGAACCGGAGAGGACAGGCTGTACTGGTATATTTATATCCTTTTAA
- a CDS encoding IS5-like element ISDeth1 family transposase, whose protein sequence is MPKLRKKPILSGMKAKRLNFHKVLNLSKTYMNRRGQAVLVYLYPFKTKRGRPKKYPDEIILTLLFLQVAWNLSFRDLEYLAVQIFGRENIPDFSTYYYRLKQLPSILLVDFLNFVSRRLLGKYHKELRFLIIDGTGFKYNEIYPLKILRGKEIKEVKSHVKVVVLSVHLKDGKRFILTALPGESYASEVKLGEKIVRWLNERGFIWRALKGKPFLGDKAYDSIKFIELVLLVGLKPYIKVRETLRKGIKSEIRLKCKELLESDEIYRFRGLIESIFGEVKQDVGSYERTKSFHIAQLFVLAKFILFNMGVLFFVWMIFQTLSVH, encoded by the coding sequence TTGCCAAAATTAAGAAAAAAGCCTATCCTCTCCGGTATGAAAGCGAAAAGACTAAATTTCCACAAAGTACTCAACCTATCAAAAACATACATGAACCGGAGAGGACAGGCTGTACTGGTATATTTATATCCTTTTAAAACCAAAAGAGGAAGACCCAAGAAATACCCTGACGAGATAATTCTTACCCTTCTTTTCCTCCAAGTAGCCTGGAACCTATCATTCAGAGACCTTGAATATTTGGCAGTTCAGATATTTGGAAGAGAGAATATTCCTGATTTTTCAACCTATTATTACCGACTCAAGCAACTACCTTCCATTCTCCTTGTAGATTTTCTGAACTTTGTCTCTCGAAGACTCTTAGGGAAGTATCATAAAGAACTAAGATTTCTGATAATAGATGGAACTGGCTTCAAATACAATGAGATTTATCCATTGAAAATTCTAAGAGGCAAAGAGATAAAGGAGGTAAAAAGCCACGTTAAAGTTGTTGTATTAAGCGTTCATCTAAAAGATGGAAAAAGGTTCATTCTTACTGCATTACCTGGAGAGAGTTACGCTTCGGAAGTGAAACTTGGAGAGAAAATAGTTAGGTGGTTAAACGAAAGGGGATTTATATGGAGAGCTTTGAAAGGAAAGCCATTTTTAGGAGACAAAGCTTATGACAGCATTAAGTTTATTGAGCTTGTTCTGTTAGTAGGCTTAAAGCCTTACATAAAGGTGAGAGAAACATTAAGGAAGGGAATTAAATCTGAGATTAGGCTTAAATGCAAAGAGCTTTTAGAATCTGATGAAATTTACAGGTTTAGAGGACTGATAGAGAGTATTTTTGGAGAAGTTAAGCAGGATGTTGGAAGTTACGAGAGAACAAAGAGCTTTCATATAGCTCAACTGTTTGTTTTAGCTAAGTTTATCCTCTTTAACATGGGAGTTTTGTTCTTTGTCTGGATGATTTTTCAAACACTCTCAGTTCATTAA
- the hflX gene encoding GTPase HflX — protein sequence MKEKKMNKEKVVIVGVKTPRKEIDTEELKGLIEALGGEVIQIVIQKRKAPSPSTYIGKGKVREIDTQNATLIVAYHTLSYSQKRNLENLTGLPVIDRTEVILEIFARRARTKEAKLQVELAKASYQLSHLRGKGKELSRLGGGIGTRGPGETKTEVEARVLRKKIHKLKKEIEEIEKRYSLVRESRKRKNFITIAVVGYTNVGKSTLVKALTKKDVFIKNIPFATLDVKTGSLYLEDKKVLISDTVGFIRNLPHELIASFKATLGEVKESDILLIVFDVSSKKLEEELKSVKEVLKKLGAWNKPKIFVANKTDCIVDSYEKSQILYTELLGKLPEEDAPTVFISAKFGWGFENLKLEITKFL from the coding sequence ATGAAGGAAAAGAAAATGAATAAAGAAAAAGTAGTCATAGTTGGTGTGAAAACTCCAAGAAAAGAAATTGACACAGAAGAGCTAAAAGGTCTAATAGAAGCTTTAGGAGGAGAAGTCATTCAAATAGTTATCCAAAAAAGGAAAGCACCTTCTCCTTCCACTTACATCGGTAAAGGAAAAGTTAGGGAAATAGATACTCAAAACGCTACTTTGATTGTTGCCTACCATACGCTTTCCTACTCTCAAAAGAGAAACCTTGAAAACCTTACAGGATTACCTGTTATAGACAGGACAGAAGTCATTTTGGAAATCTTTGCACGAAGAGCAAGAACAAAGGAAGCAAAACTTCAAGTTGAGCTTGCTAAAGCCTCCTATCAACTTTCTCACCTTCGAGGAAAGGGTAAAGAACTTTCTCGTCTTGGTGGTGGTATTGGGACAAGAGGTCCCGGTGAAACAAAAACTGAAGTTGAAGCAAGAGTTCTTAGAAAGAAAATCCATAAGCTCAAAAAGGAAATTGAAGAAATAGAGAAAAGATACAGCTTGGTAAGAGAAAGCAGAAAAAGAAAGAACTTTATAACCATTGCAGTTGTTGGCTATACAAACGTTGGAAAATCAACTCTTGTTAAAGCTTTAACCAAAAAGGATGTTTTTATAAAGAATATTCCTTTTGCAACTTTAGATGTAAAAACAGGTTCTCTGTATTTAGAAGATAAAAAAGTTCTAATATCTGATACGGTAGGTTTCATAAGGAACCTACCACATGAGCTTATTGCCTCCTTTAAGGCAACTTTAGGAGAAGTTAAAGAGTCCGATATTCTTCTTATAGTTTTTGATGTCTCTTCAAAAAAGCTTGAAGAAGAACTTAAATCTGTCAAGGAAGTTTTAAAAAAACTTGGTGCTTGGAATAAACCCAAGATTTTTGTAGCAAATAAAACCGATTGTATTGTTGATTCTTACGAAAAATCCCAAATCTTATATACTGAATTATTAGGGAAATTGCCTGAAGAAGATGCACCTACAGTATTTATCTCTGCTAAGTTTGGATGGGGATTTGAAAATCTCAAGTTAGAGATAACAAAATTTCTTTAA
- the purD gene encoding phosphoribosylamine--glycine ligase, giving the protein MKVLVVGSGGREHALVWKLAQSPKVEKVYGAPGNPGIAQVGECIDISPTDIERLANFAEKEGIDLTVVGPEAPLVAGIVDEFEKRGLKVFGPSKEAARLEGSKAFSKEMMKKYGVPTADFEVFDDPEKAKEYIRKKGAPIVVKADGLAAGKGVVVAKSVEEALEAIDKIMIERVFGDAGNKVVVEDCLFGEEASYLVVTDGENFIPLATAQDHKAVFDEDKGPNTGGMGAYSPAPVLSKEMEKEVQEKVIKPILKGMKQEGHPFKGILYAGLMITSDGPKVLEFNVRFGDPEAQVILRRLKTDLVDVCLSVIEGNLVDGLEWIDETAICVVLASKGYPGKYEKGKFISGIEEAENIDNVVVFHAGTAIKDGKFITNGGRVLNVTALGKDIVEARENVYNAVEKIYFEGMHYRKDIGLKALKHSS; this is encoded by the coding sequence ATGAAAGTTCTTGTTGTAGGTTCAGGTGGAAGAGAACACGCTCTTGTATGGAAACTTGCTCAAAGTCCAAAGGTTGAAAAGGTTTATGGTGCACCAGGTAATCCAGGTATAGCACAGGTTGGTGAATGTATAGATATATCTCCTACTGATATAGAAAGGCTTGCCAATTTTGCAGAAAAAGAGGGAATTGACCTTACAGTTGTAGGACCTGAAGCTCCGCTTGTTGCAGGTATAGTTGATGAATTTGAAAAAAGAGGACTTAAGGTCTTTGGTCCTTCGAAGGAAGCAGCAAGATTAGAAGGTAGTAAAGCTTTTTCAAAAGAAATGATGAAAAAGTATGGTGTTCCCACTGCAGATTTTGAAGTTTTTGACGATCCTGAAAAGGCAAAAGAATATATAAGGAAAAAAGGAGCTCCGATTGTTGTAAAAGCTGATGGTCTTGCAGCTGGAAAAGGAGTTGTTGTTGCAAAAAGTGTTGAAGAAGCACTTGAAGCAATCGATAAAATAATGATAGAAAGAGTTTTTGGAGATGCAGGAAATAAAGTGGTTGTAGAAGACTGTCTATTTGGAGAAGAAGCTTCTTATCTAGTTGTAACAGATGGAGAAAACTTTATTCCTCTTGCAACTGCTCAAGATCACAAAGCAGTTTTTGACGAAGATAAAGGACCAAACACAGGAGGAATGGGAGCTTACTCTCCAGCACCTGTTCTCTCAAAAGAAATGGAAAAAGAAGTCCAAGAAAAGGTCATAAAACCGATACTTAAAGGAATGAAGCAGGAAGGACATCCATTTAAAGGAATTCTTTATGCAGGTCTCATGATAACTAGTGATGGACCAAAAGTTCTTGAGTTTAATGTAAGATTTGGAGATCCTGAAGCTCAAGTTATTCTTAGAAGACTAAAGACAGATCTTGTAGATGTATGCTTAAGCGTTATTGAAGGAAACTTAGTTGACGGTCTTGAGTGGATAGATGAAACTGCAATATGTGTTGTTCTTGCCTCAAAAGGTTATCCTGGAAAGTATGAAAAAGGAAAATTTATTAGTGGTATAGAAGAAGCCGAAAATATCGATAATGTAGTTGTTTTTCATGCCGGAACAGCAATAAAAGATGGAAAGTTTATAACAAATGGTGGAAGAGTTCTTAACGTTACAGCGCTTGGTAAAGACATTGTTGAAGCAAGAGAAAACGTTTATAATGCTGTAGAAAAAATTTACTTTGAAGGAATGCATTATAGAAAAGACATAGGACTTAAAGCCTTAAAGCATTCTTCTTAA
- a CDS encoding lytic transglycosylase domain-containing protein, producing the protein MVRLKTFTLCIFLINFFSLPAFGWIKVYEKEGVIYIIGEGEKKFKKPAKENLTYIKARISYYAKKYGIPENLFLNLVKAESNFNPKAVSSKGAKGLCQLMPATAKMLGVKNLFDIDENLDGGARYLKILYKKYKNWKLALAAYNAGSRAVDKYGSVPPYRETRNYVRRILQKSEKFSGVRKKYRIVMKKVGDTVIISQEYIK; encoded by the coding sequence ATGGTGAGATTAAAGACTTTTACCTTATGTATCTTCTTGATTAACTTTTTTTCTCTACCAGCTTTTGGATGGATAAAGGTTTACGAGAAAGAAGGAGTTATTTATATTATTGGTGAAGGAGAGAAGAAGTTTAAGAAACCTGCAAAGGAAAATCTTACATATATAAAAGCAAGAATTAGTTATTATGCTAAAAAGTATGGAATTCCTGAAAACCTCTTTCTAAATCTTGTTAAGGCTGAATCGAACTTTAATCCAAAAGCTGTTTCTTCTAAAGGAGCGAAAGGACTTTGCCAACTCATGCCAGCTACTGCTAAAATGCTTGGAGTGAAAAATCTATTTGACATCGATGAAAATCTTGATGGAGGAGCAAGGTACCTTAAAATACTCTATAAAAAGTATAAAAATTGGAAGTTAGCACTTGCAGCTTATAATGCAGGCTCAAGAGCTGTTGATAAATACGGTTCTGTTCCTCCATATAGAGAAACTCGAAACTATGTCAGGAGAATTCTTCAAAAAAGTGAAAAATTTTCTGGAGTTAGAAAAAAATACAGAATTGTCATGAAAAAAGTTGGCGATACTGTTATAATTTCGCAGGAATACATCAAGTAG
- the sppA gene encoding signal peptide peptidase SppA, whose amino-acid sequence MRRLKKFFTFLGIVFFILILFSIFKGFFSSKVAVPGEKIGVVKVEGVIKRSDTYVKLLDKLERNKEIKAIVLRVDSPGGVVGACQEIYDKVKEITKKKPIVVSMGSIAASGGLYISVPATKIVANPGTITGSIGVILQAYNVKELADKVGIKVITVKSGKFKDLLNPFREPDKGSLQILQALINDSYEQFVEAVAKGRKLPIEKVKKFADGRVFTGRQAKKLGLVDELGGFEKAVEIARKLSKSPSAKVFEAKPERTFLQKLLGEKTEGMLNNLSRVLNGEIKDFYLMYLLD is encoded by the coding sequence ATGAGGAGATTAAAAAAATTTTTCACATTTTTAGGAATTGTTTTTTTCATTTTAATTCTTTTCTCCATCTTTAAAGGTTTTTTCTCGTCTAAGGTTGCTGTTCCTGGAGAAAAGATAGGAGTTGTGAAAGTTGAAGGAGTAATAAAGAGGTCTGATACTTATGTAAAGCTTCTAGATAAACTTGAAAGGAATAAAGAAATTAAGGCAATTGTATTAAGAGTAGATTCGCCAGGTGGTGTTGTGGGAGCCTGTCAAGAAATCTATGACAAAGTCAAAGAAATTACTAAGAAAAAGCCTATTGTTGTTTCAATGGGATCCATTGCAGCATCTGGAGGGTTATATATATCAGTACCAGCAACAAAGATAGTTGCTAATCCTGGAACAATAACTGGCAGCATAGGAGTTATACTCCAGGCCTACAATGTTAAAGAGTTAGCTGATAAAGTAGGAATAAAAGTAATAACTGTAAAAAGTGGAAAGTTTAAAGATCTGCTAAATCCTTTTAGAGAACCAGATAAAGGATCTCTTCAGATTCTTCAGGCCCTTATAAACGACTCGTACGAACAGTTTGTTGAAGCAGTTGCAAAAGGCAGAAAACTCCCTATAGAGAAAGTTAAAAAATTTGCAGATGGAAGAGTTTTTACAGGAAGACAGGCAAAAAAACTAGGTCTTGTTGATGAATTAGGAGGCTTTGAAAAGGCAGTTGAAATTGCAAGAAAGCTTTCAAAGTCTCCAAGTGCGAAAGTTTTTGAGGCAAAACCTGAAAGAACGTTTCTTCAAAAATTACTTGGAGAAAAGACCGAAGGTATGCTAAACAACTTATCGAGAGTTTTAAATGGTGAGATTAAAGACTTTTACCTTATGTATCTTCTTGATTAA
- the rnhC gene encoding ribonuclease HIII, with product MLDRENIELLVKKLKEKGAKEEKPPPHALYRLRKDKGILTIYKTGNVVFGGKDPSFLKEEVAKVYLQNVTVTTKVGCDEAGKGEFVGPLVVACVCADKNCLRKLLDLGVKDSKALSREKILKMAEEIKKYCRGRVKVIMPFQYNKLYEKYKNLNRLLEDIYVELIGSLLAKYSPQEVIVDKFSSRIEPLLKEKFKNTSFKVVPKAEKDLVVAAASIVAKAERLKAMEKLSKELGIELPEGNIQNEKVLKIVPEKLIDKFVKLHFKIKESK from the coding sequence ATGTTAGATAGAGAAAATATAGAACTCCTTGTAAAGAAGCTAAAAGAGAAAGGTGCAAAAGAAGAAAAACCTCCTCCACATGCATTGTATAGGTTGAGAAAAGATAAGGGCATTTTGACAATTTACAAAACAGGTAATGTAGTTTTTGGAGGAAAAGATCCTTCTTTTTTAAAGGAAGAAGTGGCAAAGGTCTACCTTCAAAACGTTACTGTTACAACAAAAGTTGGTTGTGATGAAGCAGGAAAAGGGGAATTTGTAGGACCTCTTGTAGTTGCCTGTGTGTGTGCGGACAAAAACTGTTTAAGAAAACTTTTGGATTTAGGAGTAAAGGATTCTAAGGCTCTTTCAAGAGAAAAGATTCTTAAAATGGCAGAAGAAATAAAAAAATACTGTCGTGGACGAGTAAAAGTTATAATGCCTTTTCAATACAATAAACTGTATGAGAAATATAAAAATCTCAATAGACTATTGGAAGATATCTACGTTGAGCTAATAGGAAGCCTATTAGCAAAGTATTCTCCTCAGGAAGTAATCGTTGATAAGTTCAGCTCAAGGATTGAACCCTTATTAAAGGAAAAATTTAAGAATACTTCTTTTAAAGTAGTTCCTAAAGCTGAAAAAGATCTTGTAGTAGCTGCTGCATCAATTGTTGCAAAAGCTGAAAGATTAAAAGCAATGGAAAAGCTAAGCAAAGAATTGGGAATAGAACTTCCAGAGGGTAATATCCAAAATGAAAAAGTTTTAAAGATCGTACCTGAAAAGCTTATTGATAAATTTGTGAAATTACACTTTAAAATAAAGGAGAGTAAGTAA